CAAAACACGGGTACTGAACAAACTGGGATGTTCTTGGTGTAAGTTTGTAACTGTTGGCTGACAACGTGGCTTGTTGAGGTATCCAAAGCTTTCAATGGTCTTGATCAGTGCAAGTTGGTGGTttgcttttctcccgagatgttcTCTGACCCGTTGatatattccagctttttgtgtctatctttggtttaaaccagcataataCTATCAAGTAAAAAAATCCAGTATAGGGTAAAGCAAggggtgtagaatatagttctcagcattgtaacacgaGTTCCATAGGCAATGTCCAATGTCAGTaattgggtagaggtgaattgggcctctagtaccttagcttatggaagaacttcagatgcctgataacagaggggaagaaactgttcctgagtctggacatgtgcactttcaagcttctgggtcctctgctggatgggagcagagagaagaaagaatgactggggtaggacaagtctttgatatattggctgcttttctgaggcggtcttctttcgtgtccatcgtctaTGTTCAACCAGGCTCTTGCACTGGATAGCCTCCTTGTTTGCCACTGCTAGATCTTCCAAGCAGCATTGCTCACCAAGtagtgggcatcttagtaggtgtggcatagcttgtacagatgttccacattcacaaaCTGTCTGCCACATCTGcatagccccatttgctcatattggcCTTGCATCGGTCCATTCCTGTACAAAGCCTATGGAGGGACTTCCAGGTCTGCAGCTTTTCGTGGTGGTTGGTTTTCActgcgtttcttttcccacaaggctCGTCTGGTTGCTTGAGGAGACTGTGACTGGCTGGATCTAGTGTATCTATGGGAAGCAGTGTGAAGTGGACATTGGAATGGAGTTGTGCATTTTGTGGTAATGCTTAGAGTTAAATTGGGAAGTTTGAAACAATTCTAAGTGATTGTCAACTTCATATAAAATGGACTACTTTACCAGAggagaagaagttgttcctgagtctgatggtgtgtgccttcaagcttctatatcttctAACCTGAAGTGTGAATGGAATCAATCATGGGGtgtctagtctgtgtgatggcctgggctacatctacagctctctgcaatttgtGTTTCCCAGCTGACCATCAGatgggatggggaggaatttgaAGCATGTCATGTATTTCCTTTTTGCTGGAACAGAAGTAGAATTGGCTGCATCCTCTCCCAAGAAAATAACCAGCAATTATTTTTAACGCATTGGTTATTTTGGAATCATATGCCTAATGTCTTGAAATAGCTTTATTGCACTTTGAAATTATCTGtgccaactttaaaaaaaaataaaatgggccTATTTTATTGAATGCCATTTATTTTTATAAAAATTGAATAGTATTCATTGGTTCTAGATATTTTTACCTTGGCTCTCTGTCATCTGACTGTAAACATATCtgaacatttttagtttagtttattattgtcacgtgaaccaaggtacagtgaaaagctttttgttgcgtgctatcccgtcagcgaaagactatacatgattacaatcaagttgtccacaatgtacagatacaggacaaggggtatatcgtttagtgcaaggtaaagtccgattaaaggtaggtcgaaggtctccaatgaggtagatgggaactCAAGACCACTctgtagttggtgagaggacggttcagttacctgataacagctgagaaggaactgtccctgaatctggagagaagtgttatcagacttctgtatctcttgccagaGGTGAGACGAGGGAgtaaccagggtgagactggcccttgataatgctggtggccttgtgaaGGCAGCTGGAAGTGTAGAAGGAatcatggaagggaggctggctaGTCTTTCTTGGCCAGTCTGTGAAGGCAGGTTTTCAATTTTGATCCATTTATCTTGTTGCTTTGTAGGATTTAAAAGGGATACACATTTGTATCAATGGCAAGATTCTTGAGATACTTCACTGCAGTGGGTGATAACTGCCAAAAGTGGCAAGAAGTGGAAGACATTGATGAAGATACTGAAGAAGGAAAATGTCCTAAATTCActtctttcagagatgctctcaAGTGGGTATTTAACGCCAACAAGTTTCAGGTATGACTTGCATTTAATCATCAAGATTCAGAATCAGAAATACAGAAATTCTTCTAATATTGAATGTTTTTCACTTTTATCATGAAATGTTCTTATTACAGAAATAATGTGTACtatatttaaattaaaacaaaatagcaATGATAGAATAATGATAGAATAAAAAGTTTGGTTATTTTGCAATAAGTTGATTAGACTTTAGACAGCGCGTAAATACCctttggtccatgccgaccagcgatcaccctgtacactaacattatcctacacacgagggacaattttacaacttgcccaagccaattaatccacaaacctgtatgtgtttggaatgtggaaggaaaccagagcacccagagaaaacccacgcggtcacaggacaacgtacagacagcacccatagtcaggatcaaacctgatctctggtgctgtaaggcagcaactctaccgctgtgctgcccccaATATGATTGTAGCATTGATTGCACTGATATTACATTGATATTTTGTCTTAATTTGACAACCAGCCTCTAATTCGTATGGAAGGTGATTTTGTTTTAAGTCTCATGAATCAACTGTACCCCACAATTCTTTAAAATTGAGGATGTGCGTGTCAAGCTGTTTCCTAAAACTAAGATGCTTACCTAAACCAGGAAGCAAGTTGCACCAGATGCTATAATTCAAGAGCCCTTGTATTTAAAGATCCATCTCTGTAGTTTCTCATGCCTGATGCACATTCATTGCAGAATATTTTCATCCAATCTGATTaaagtgaaataaaaatggaTTACGATGTAATTGGCTGATCTAATAATGTTTCTTGGCCAGGTCAATGTTAGAAATGTGTAgtaataatatatatttatatgtactTGAGAATATAATTTACACAGCAatggggaaagagtgggggaaATAGGTTTTTTGGCCCCATTGCCCTACTCTTTCCCCCATTGCTGTGCAATTTACTTTCTCTTTAGTACCTGTCTGCAATTATCCAATTTCTTTTGCATGGCATTGATTGACTATTTCCTCTGATCTGACCCTTCCCATGATTCTTCCCATCCATCCTGTAGCATGATGTCCATAATTATCTAAATATTACAACAGTACCAAGTCAGCCTTTCACTATCAGCAGAGGGTGTATCATTGAATGCATTCGGGCCAAAGCCGTCAGGTTTCTGAAATTTGGAGGGATCAAAAATATAGGGATTGAGCTGGAAAGGATCATCTTGGATGAGGAAGCTGACCTGCGATGATACAGTCATCTGCTTCCATTGCTTAACTGCTGCCTTGTATAATGTGAGCTCCAGATCATAAACATGTGGGGGGGTTTTTTAAACTGTCCTTTGGCTGTCACTTTAAATCTATCCCTTCCGATTCTTGAACCATCTATTAATTTTAGATTATAGTTTAgaggtagagcatggaaacaggctcaccgagtcagcgccaaccaTTGAATTGAACAGAAGATGGTACACTGTTTAATTAGACAATGTTTCAAATCCATTTTCTATTTTCTTTTAATGTATCCTTTAGTGTCCAAAACTCTTTTAATCTTGGCCTTGAATATATTTGGTGATTCTTTATTAAACTACTCAATGATTAAAATAGCACAGTTTGCAGTGACATGTTTTAGATGAGTAAAATCATACTTTGTTGCACATGGAGCCCTATTGCAAAGGCAGATACtgctttttgttttctctctctctacaatCGGCATCAGTTACCAGGCAGTCAAAGAAATGATAATAACTTGTTGCATTTAATTTCGGCAAGCAGTTTAAAAGCCTGCTTTGAACAGGATTAGCGCAAATAGCATACAATGGTCTTGTTTGCTGTACCTGCTGATACTTTGTACTAATTCTGATTATTTTATAAAATAAACAGATTGCCGTTGTGTGTTTAGTCATTCTGGATGCTCTGTTCGTGTTTTTTGAATTGCTAATGGATTTATCCGTCGTTGAAGCAGACAAAGAGAAAATAGCTCCCCAGGTGAGGTTGCATGAACCTATTATATTTTCAACAGCAATGGGTTGTGTTCGGAACGGTTAAAGCACATGTAGAAAAACTAAAGGATGGAACACCAAcatgtgtgtatgaaggaacagcagatgctggtttacaccaaagatagatataaaatgctggagtaactcagcggcagcatctctggagagaagaaatgtgtgatgtttcgggtcgagatccttcttcagactgtctgaagaagagtctcgaccctaaatgtcacctagtccttctctgcagagatgctacctgtcctggtGAACACCACCAGGTATTAGCTGCCAAGGAATTGAGATACATATGAGAGGCTGGGGTTGGAGGGATAGCTGTTCAGGACTTTGTAGGAATGAGGCAAGTTGGAGCAATTTGAATGCCCAGAAATGGAGAAAAATATTAATTTCCATTTTCATATTTTTCTTTACTACATAAAATCAATATTTGATAAAGTATTTTAACATGGAATATTGCATTAAAATCTCCGTCATGTAGACTGAGCTGCAAAGAACCGATacatttgtacattcaccctgcacAAACTAGGAATAATTTGGTTTGTCAATGGATTGTCAAGTGCATTGTGCAATAATGATTATTTTAAGGATTGTGGTAACTAAGACAATTGCACTTTTTAAAAGTGATTTTCAAAATCAGTATTGTTTTTTATGCTTTTTTTGcattgaattttaaaatattctgTTTTCCACAGGTGTTTCACTACCTGAGTATTATCATTTTGACTTTTTTTATTCTGGAGTTAGTGGGTAAATTATATGCCTTTCGCTTGGAATTTTTTTGGCACAAATTTGAAGTTCTGGATGCAGTCATTGTAGTTGTATCATTCATTCTGGATATTGTCTACATTTCCCGggaagatgcttttgatggtgtggGCTTGCTCATTCTACTTCGACTATGGAGAGTGGCAAGAATAATAAATGGTAAAGTTTTATATTGATTATTATCTTGAAATGAGGGACAAAAAAGTGGGGTGATGTATTTCTTTTGTTTTAACTATTTTCACCTGGCATTGGGTGAATTATTTGCTTCACAAAATATATATGTTATAATTGACTTCATGATtgaatgttaatttttttaatacaaactAGGTGTACATTTACCAGCTTTTGGGTATGTTATAAATCATAAATATCTTGAGGCTTGTGCTAACATTCCAGTGTCCTGAAGGgatcacatttaaaaaaacattcctaCAAATAATTCTGCTACAAGTGTTCCCATAACGCAAAGTGGATCTAATACGAGGGATGGTCcccttactcagtctgaagaagggtctcaacccgaaacgtcacccattccttcgaaacagaaatgctgcctgtcctgctgagttatttgagcattttgtgtctatctttgatgaatTGGGAAACACTATTTGCATTACATGGACTGAATAGGTTATAACACGATTTTGATTGCAAATTGgaaaaccacataaaagttactttggaaattgacaatggAAGAAACAAAAACCTGCTTCCATGTAGTCTCCCCACAGTAATCCGATGCATTGTGTCTTAAGAACAGGGAgacgggaatggggttaggagggagagataaatcaaccatgattgaatggcggagtagacttggtgggccgaatggtctaattctgctcctataacttatgatcttatgaacacagTTGCAACATTAACTGCAAAGGCCATTTTAATTGACGGGAATTGCTTTTGTagactttagtatttttagcttggaataacaaaaataaacattgctATCGAAACAAcctctatttttaaaaatctgtgggGAAAAATGACTATTTGAGAGCTTAAGTCTCCAGCCCCTAATCCACTACCCCCGCTTAAAACAACTGTCTTCATAAAATATTCTACAACATGAGATTTATTAGGAACACAACTAGTGTTTTTTTGACTCGACTATCTTCTCCAAATTCACTTCATATCCAGGGAGGATTGAATAGAAAGCTAAAATTTCCTGGCTGACAAAACAGAGTCTTACcaccttcacaactctcctgCCTTGCAGCGAGATTGTTATAACCCTCAACGCTATCAACTTTGATTAAATTGTATTGGATATGGCTTTTAATATTTTAGGAcaaatattgtgtgcatttcctGGTTTTATTCTTGTACAGGTATCCTCATGACTGTGCAGACACGTCAACTGAAGAAAGAAACTGAGTTGAAACATGTCAACAATGATCTCTGGCAGAGAGTGGGTGAGCTCCAGGGTGAATGCACCAATCTGGTAAGAGAATCCATCTTGCAGAGGCATTTATTTATGTTTCAATGACTAGATGTTAAATTGCCATCCCTTTTACAGACACAAGAAGTTGAGAGACTTCGTAAATTGCTGCAGGAACACAGAATAAACTACCAGATCGACTAAGACATTTCCCAAGAGGTGTGTTAAGTGAAGATTGCACTGTGAAAAGCAGATTAAATGACTTTCGTTAAAAAATATCTTGCAGACTAACAACTGAGACTTCCAGTTTTGCGTTTCCAAGAAAACAAAGTGACCAAAAAATGTTAATTAACCTTGCATTTCAAAATAAACCAAAGAATTAACAATCGtggtttttttaatttaatgtaaAGTAACAACCTGTTACTTTAAGTTTGTGCTTTTATACAATAtagtacaatataatacaatacaatattgttgtatagcacagaagcaggcccctcggcctatCTAGAAACCATGGCCTATCTACCAACCATGAAGCCTATCTAAACAAATTCCTTTTGTCTGCATTCAGCCCATATATTTATTTCCTTTCaaagtatctgtccaaatatctattCAATGTTGTAAGTGTATCTGTttctaccactttctctggcagcttgttccatttcaaTTACAAATTATTGCATTATTTTGGTCTTGAATCAGCCCTGGCAAATGACCAGTTTTGTCTGTTTCTGCAAAGGCTTCACATTGTGCTGAAATTAATTTCCTGTAAATATGGGTGTGATCTCTACAAAAATGACATCCCTGTGTCATAAtatgacaataactgcagatgctggtacaaatcgaaggcatttccggtgggcctcactatggcactggaggaggcccatgacagaaaggtcagactgggaatggaagggggagttggtgctcggccactgggagaccagtttggccaacgcagaccgagcgcaggtattgagcgaagcgatcgccgagcctgcgcttggttttgccgatgtaaataagttgacatctggagcaacggatgcaatagatgaggttggaggaggtgcaggtgaacctctgtctcacctggaaagactgtttgggtccttggatggagttgaggggggaggtaaagggacaggtgttgcatctcgtgcggttgcaggggaaagtgcccggggatggggtggtttgggtaggaaggaacgagtggaccagggagttacggagggaacggtctctgcggaacgcagagaggggaggggatgggaagatatggccagtggtggggtcccgttgtaggtgacggagatgttggcggatgatttgttggatccgctggctggtggggtggaaggtgagaacgagggggattctgtccttgttgcgagtggggggaggaggagcaagagcggagctgcgggatgta
This Rhinoraja longicauda isolate Sanriku21f chromosome 25, sRhiLon1.1, whole genome shotgun sequence DNA region includes the following protein-coding sequences:
- the hvcn1 gene encoding voltage-gated hydrogen channel 1, which codes for MARFLRYFTAVGDNCQKWQEVEDIDEDTEEGKCPKFTSFRDALKWVFNANKFQIAVVCLVILDALFVFFELLMDLSVVEADKEKIAPQVFHYLSIIILTFFILELVGKLYAFRLEFFWHKFEVLDAVIVVVSFILDIVYISREDAFDGVGLLILLRLWRVARIINGILMTVQTRQLKKETELKHVNNDLWQRVGELQGECTNLTQEVERLRKLLQEHRINYQID